The Streptomyces uncialis genomic interval GCGGGCCCTGCGGTACCCTGGCGCCATGCGTGCCGTACGCCTTCTGCTTAGCGGGCCGCGCTGATCAGTCCCGACGGATGACGAATCCGGTCGGCATCGGCGCGGCGCCCCCTCCTGTGCGAGGGGTTTTTTCGTTTCCGGACCGTGCCGCGACCGGACCCGAACGGGTCGACGCCCGCAGGCAGATGACGATCGATGGAGCTTTAGGGATCATGAGCGAGACGAATTCTTCCCCCGCCGCCGCGGAGAGCGCCCCCGAGGGGCCCGCGGGCGGGATCGCCCAGGCCGCCGTCGAGGCGGCCGCTCCGCACCGCTACACGGCCGCCATGGCCGCCGGTATCGAGGCACGCTGGCAGGACTTCTGGGAGGCCGAGGGCACCTACGAGGCGCCCAACCCGACCGGTGACCTGGCCGGTGACCCCGCCACCGTCGCCCGCCCCAAGAAGTTCATCATGGACATGTTCCCGTACCCCTCGGGCGCGGGACTGCACGTCGGCCACCCCCTCGGGTACATCGCCACCGATGTGTACGCCCGCTACCAGCGCATGACCGGGCACAACGTCCTGCACACCCTGGGCTTCGACGCCTTCGGCCTGCCCGCCGAACAGCACGCGGTCGCCACCGGCACCCACCCCCGGGTGTCCACCGAGGCGGCCATGGACAACATGAAGCGGCAGCTGCGCAGGCTGGGCCTGGGCCACGACCAGCGCCGCTCGATCGCCACGATCGACCCCGCGTACTACAAGTGGACCCAGTGGATCTTCCTCCAGATCTACAACTCCTGGTACGACGACGAGGCCGGCAAGGCCCGCCCGATCGACGAGCTGATCGCCCAGTTCGCCTCCGGTGAGCGCGCCGTACCGGGTGCCACGCGCGCGTGGCCCGAGCTGGACGCCGCCGAACGCGCCGAGGTCCTGAGCGGCTACCGCCTGGCCTACGCCTCCGAGGCACCCGTCAACTGGGCGCCCGGTCTGGGCACCGTCCTGGCGAACGAGGAGGTCACCTCCGACGGCCGTTCCGAGCGCGGCAACTTCCCCGTCTTCAAGTCGAAGCTGCGCCAGTGGAACATGCGCATCACCGCCTACGCGGACCGCCTGCTGGACGACCTGGACGGCCTGGACTGGCCCGAGGCCATCAAGCTCCAGCAGCGCAACTGGATCGGCCGCTCCGAGGGCGCCCGCGTCGACTTCCCGGTGAGCACCGACGGCCCGGGGGCCGTCCCCGCCACCGGCGCCGTCTCCGGCGGCCCGGCCACCGCGCCCGGCACCGGCGTCATCACCGTCTTCACCACCCGCCAGGACACCCTCTTCGGGGCCACCTACATGGTGCTGGCGCCCGAACACGACCTGGTCGACCGGATCGTCCCGGCCGCCTGGCCCGAGGGCACCCACGACGTCTGGACGGGCGGCCACGCCACCCCCGGTGACGCCGTCGCCGCCTACCGCAAGCAGGCCGCCGCCAAGTCCGACGTGGAGCGGCAGGCCGACGCCAAGGAGAAGACCGGCGTCTTCACCGGCGCCCACGCCACCAACCCGGTCAGCGGCGAACAGGTCCCCGTCTTCATCGCCGACTACGTCCTCATGGGCTACGGCACCGGCGCCATCATGGCCGTGCCCGCCCACGACACCCGCGACTTCGCCTTCGCGCGCGCCTTCGAACTGCCCATGCGCTGCGTCGTCGAGCCGAGCGACGGCCGCGGCACCGACCCCGCCGAATGGGACGACGCCTTCGCCTCGTACGACGCGCGGATCGTCAACTCCGCGGGCGACGGCATCACCCTGGACGGCCTGGACGTCACCGCCGCCAAGGCCCGTATCACGGAGTGGCTGGAGCGCGAGGGCATCGGCCACGGCACCGTCAACTTCCGGCTGCGCGACTGGCTGTTCAGCCGCCAGCGCTACTGGGGCGAGCCCTTCCCCATCGTCTACGACGAGGACGGCGTCGCCCACGCCCTGCCCGAGTCGATGCTGCCCCTGGAACTGCCCGAGGTCGACGACTACTCGCCGCGCACCTTCGACCCCGACGACGCCGACACCCGCCCCGAGACCCCGCTGTCGCGCAACGCCGACTGGGTCAACGTCACCCTGGACCTCGGCGACGGCCCGCGCGCGTACCGCCGCGAGACCAACACCATGCCCAACTGGGCGGGCTCCTGCTGGTACGAACTGCGCTACCTGGACCCGCACAACGACCAGCGGCTGGTCGACCCCGACATCGAGCGCTACTGGATGTCCCCGCGCGCGGGGATGCCCACCGGCGGCGTCGACCTGTACGTGGGCGGCGCCGAACACGCCGTCCTGCATCTGCTGTACGCCCGCTTCTGGTCGAAGGTCCTGTTCGACCTGGGCCACATCTCCTCGCCGGAGCCGTTCCACAAGCTGTTCAACCAGGGCATGATCCAGGCGTACGTCTACCGCGACAGCCGTGGCATCGCCGTACCCGCCGCCGAGATCGAGGAGCGCGACGGCGCGTTCTTCCACCAGGGCGAGCGGGTGAGCCGACTGCTCGGCAAGATGGGCAAGTCCCTGAAGAACGCCGTCACCCCGGACGAGATCGCCGCCGAGTACGGCGCCGACACCCTGCGGCTGTACGAGATGGCCATGGGCCCCCTGGACGTCTCCCGGCCGTGGGACACCCGCGCGGTCGTCGGTCAGTACCGGCTGCTCCAGCGGCTGTGGCGCAACCTCGTGGACGAGACGACCGGCGACGTCACCGTCACCGGCGACGAGCCCGCCGAGGACACGCTGCGCGCCCTGCACAAGGCCGTCGACGGCGTCCGCC includes:
- the leuS gene encoding leucine--tRNA ligase is translated as MSETNSSPAAAESAPEGPAGGIAQAAVEAAAPHRYTAAMAAGIEARWQDFWEAEGTYEAPNPTGDLAGDPATVARPKKFIMDMFPYPSGAGLHVGHPLGYIATDVYARYQRMTGHNVLHTLGFDAFGLPAEQHAVATGTHPRVSTEAAMDNMKRQLRRLGLGHDQRRSIATIDPAYYKWTQWIFLQIYNSWYDDEAGKARPIDELIAQFASGERAVPGATRAWPELDAAERAEVLSGYRLAYASEAPVNWAPGLGTVLANEEVTSDGRSERGNFPVFKSKLRQWNMRITAYADRLLDDLDGLDWPEAIKLQQRNWIGRSEGARVDFPVSTDGPGAVPATGAVSGGPATAPGTGVITVFTTRQDTLFGATYMVLAPEHDLVDRIVPAAWPEGTHDVWTGGHATPGDAVAAYRKQAAAKSDVERQADAKEKTGVFTGAHATNPVSGEQVPVFIADYVLMGYGTGAIMAVPAHDTRDFAFARAFELPMRCVVEPSDGRGTDPAEWDDAFASYDARIVNSAGDGITLDGLDVTAAKARITEWLEREGIGHGTVNFRLRDWLFSRQRYWGEPFPIVYDEDGVAHALPESMLPLELPEVDDYSPRTFDPDDADTRPETPLSRNADWVNVTLDLGDGPRAYRRETNTMPNWAGSCWYELRYLDPHNDQRLVDPDIERYWMSPRAGMPTGGVDLYVGGAEHAVLHLLYARFWSKVLFDLGHISSPEPFHKLFNQGMIQAYVYRDSRGIAVPAAEIEERDGAFFHQGERVSRLLGKMGKSLKNAVTPDEIAAEYGADTLRLYEMAMGPLDVSRPWDTRAVVGQYRLLQRLWRNLVDETTGDVTVTGDEPAEDTLRALHKAVDGVRQDLEGLRFNTAIAKLTELNNHLTKANGPLPRAVAEPLVLMIAPLAPHIAEELWRKLGRTDSVVHQDFPVADPAYVVDETVTCVVQIKGKVKARLEVSPSISDEELERIALADDKVRAALDGAGIRKVVVRAPKLVNIVPM